In one Sphingobium sp. MI1205 genomic region, the following are encoded:
- a CDS encoding MT-A70 family methyltransferase codes for MSLGALPLGHFGCLLADPPWAFRTFSGENMTPHRSAEDHYRTMELTDIMALPVGDHAAKDAALFMWIVDSHVDAAIELGRAWGFDLKTVAFIWLKTGMYEAQFDLFTGDLPDPLMSMGYWTRKQAEICLLFTRGKPERLSKGVRQVIVDRRREHSRKPDDQYARIEALVGGPRLELFARTTRPGWSSWGNQTEKFGEAA; via the coding sequence ATGAGCTTAGGCGCTTTGCCACTTGGTCACTTTGGATGCCTGCTCGCGGATCCGCCCTGGGCGTTCCGCACCTTTTCCGGCGAGAACATGACGCCGCACCGTTCGGCGGAGGATCACTACCGCACGATGGAGCTGACCGACATCATGGCGCTGCCGGTGGGCGACCACGCGGCGAAGGATGCAGCCCTGTTCATGTGGATCGTCGACAGCCATGTCGATGCGGCGATCGAGCTGGGCCGCGCCTGGGGTTTCGATCTGAAGACGGTCGCCTTCATCTGGCTGAAGACCGGCATGTATGAGGCGCAGTTTGATCTCTTCACCGGCGACCTGCCGGATCCGCTGATGTCGATGGGATATTGGACGCGCAAGCAGGCGGAAATCTGCCTGCTCTTCACGCGCGGCAAGCCCGAGCGCCTGTCGAAGGGCGTGCGCCAGGTGATCGTCGATCGACGCCGCGAGCACAGCCGGAAGCCGGATGATCAATATGCCCGGATCGAAGCGCTGGTCGGCGGGCCAAGGCTGGAACTGTTCGCCCGCACAACGCGGCCGGGCTGGTCATCATGGGGCAATCAGACAGAAAAATTCGGGGAGGCGGCATGA
- the dnaN gene encoding DNA polymerase III subunit beta: MMAKASTTAEPPAEGDEQGSAGKGKSPVNPPIIEVGVKQLRAAMKAVSGAIESRNTIPVLSNVLITCDGRRLFLTGTDLDLMIETTVEAQKARGISVTVGAKLLEDIAKKLPAEALATMVLDGNQLVVSAGRARFRLPTLPVADFPILTAPEWLHEFECPASVWTQMIDRVGFAMASEEARYYLNGIYLHQTPAGLLGAAATDGHRLAVFRTDMPDGGEGLTSIILGRKAVGLVAKLLDDLKPGDDGVSPEVEFATDGKKARFDFGTVTLTTKLIDGQYPDYTRVIPIGTDKRCEFTPSILREAVDRVIVVTTEKTRLVKAVFGGELLQLESVSPENGRGTEELAVAHEGGELTIGFNGSYLLAVLDHLAGGPAEVLMTDPAGPTLWRQDEQATSFYVLMPMRV, from the coding sequence ATGATGGCGAAAGCCAGCACGACGGCGGAGCCGCCGGCAGAGGGTGACGAACAGGGCTCGGCCGGAAAGGGTAAGTCGCCCGTCAATCCGCCGATCATCGAAGTGGGGGTGAAGCAGCTTCGCGCGGCGATGAAGGCCGTGTCCGGCGCGATCGAGAGCCGCAACACCATTCCCGTCCTCAGCAATGTGTTGATCACCTGCGACGGGCGCCGCCTGTTCCTGACCGGCACCGACCTCGACCTCATGATCGAAACCACGGTCGAAGCGCAGAAGGCGCGGGGCATTTCCGTAACCGTGGGCGCGAAGCTGCTGGAGGACATCGCCAAGAAGCTGCCGGCGGAGGCGCTGGCCACGATGGTGCTCGACGGCAACCAGCTGGTCGTCAGCGCGGGCCGGGCCCGGTTCCGCCTGCCGACACTGCCCGTCGCCGATTTTCCGATCCTCACCGCGCCCGAATGGCTGCACGAGTTTGAATGTCCCGCCTCGGTGTGGACGCAGATGATCGATCGCGTCGGCTTCGCCATGGCGAGCGAGGAAGCGCGCTATTACCTCAACGGCATCTATCTGCATCAGACCCCCGCTGGACTGCTGGGCGCGGCCGCGACTGACGGACATCGCCTGGCGGTGTTCCGCACCGACATGCCCGACGGTGGCGAGGGACTGACGTCCATCATCCTCGGCCGCAAGGCGGTCGGCCTTGTCGCCAAGCTGCTCGACGACCTGAAGCCCGGCGATGACGGCGTGTCGCCGGAGGTCGAGTTCGCAACCGATGGCAAGAAGGCCCGCTTCGACTTCGGCACGGTGACGCTGACGACCAAGCTGATCGACGGCCAATATCCCGATTATACCCGGGTGATCCCCATCGGCACCGACAAGCGGTGCGAGTTCACGCCGTCCATCCTGCGCGAAGCGGTCGACCGCGTGATCGTCGTCACGACCGAAAAGACGCGGCTGGTGAAGGCCGTCTTCGGCGGAGAACTGCTGCAACTGGAATCGGTCAGCCCCGAAAATGGACGCGGCACCGAAGAGCTGGCCGTCGCGCACGAGGGCGGTGAGCTGACGATCGGCTTCAACGGCAGCTATCTGCTGGCGGTGCTCGACCATCTGGCGGGTGGCCCTGCCGAAGTGCTGATGACCGATCCCGCCGGACCGACGCTGTGGCGGCAGGATGAGCAGGCCACGTCCTTCTACGTCCTTATGCCGATGAGGGTCTGA
- a CDS encoding DNA cytosine methyltransferase, whose protein sequence is MKTVSLLDDARAPLERDWSVGINVDNFAGGGGASTGLEQAGIEVHVAINHDPEAVAMHAANHPRTRHHCQSVWSVDPLEAVTWADDDGVVRAHPVRGAWFSPDCKHFSKAKGGKPVEKNIRDLAWVVHHWIDRLGPALRPAIIWLENVEEFRTWGPLGDDGRPCPARKGKTFNQWVAKLRRAGYRVQWKELRACDYGAPTSRKRLFLKARCDGRKISWPKPTHGKPGSPAVVSGKLLPWRTAAEIIDWSIPCPSIFERARPLKDATCRRIAAGIMRYVINAPHPFIVPVCNSSWAAGRAYAGDEPLRTITTAKGGEFAVVAPYFARTAHGDVDRNGKRRGRGTHGIDEPYPTVTVSGDSALIVPHVMTMRNSGKPHTAADEPTHTVTAGGAHQYLVAAFMAQHNGGVVGRDAAAPLSTITHRGTQQQLVASHIVKLRGTSKDGQPTDTPLHTVSAGGLHHAEVRAFLVKYYGNEHDGHGLDAPLGAVTTKDRFGLVTVTIAGEEYAIVDIGMRMLSPRELFLAQGFPADYIIELEVNGRPLTKTAQVRMCGNSVSPVMARALASVDFANDDDATTRIAA, encoded by the coding sequence GTGAAGACGGTCAGCCTCCTCGACGATGCGCGCGCGCCGCTGGAGCGTGACTGGTCCGTCGGCATCAACGTCGACAATTTCGCCGGCGGGGGCGGCGCCTCGACCGGTCTGGAGCAGGCCGGGATCGAGGTTCACGTCGCCATCAATCATGATCCCGAAGCGGTGGCGATGCACGCAGCCAATCATCCGCGCACCCGTCACCATTGCCAGAGCGTCTGGAGCGTCGACCCGCTGGAGGCCGTGACCTGGGCCGATGATGACGGCGTGGTGCGGGCGCATCCGGTGCGGGGCGCGTGGTTCTCGCCGGACTGCAAGCATTTCAGCAAGGCCAAGGGCGGCAAGCCTGTCGAGAAGAACATCCGCGACCTCGCCTGGGTCGTGCATCACTGGATCGACCGGCTCGGCCCAGCCCTGCGCCCGGCGATCATCTGGCTGGAGAATGTCGAGGAGTTCCGCACCTGGGGACCGCTCGGCGATGACGGCCGTCCCTGTCCGGCGCGCAAAGGCAAGACGTTCAACCAGTGGGTCGCGAAGCTGCGTCGCGCCGGATACCGCGTGCAATGGAAGGAATTGCGGGCCTGCGACTATGGCGCGCCGACCTCCCGCAAGCGCCTGTTCCTGAAGGCGCGCTGTGACGGGCGCAAGATCAGCTGGCCCAAGCCCACGCATGGGAAGCCCGGCAGCCCGGCGGTCGTCAGCGGAAAGTTGCTGCCATGGCGTACGGCCGCCGAGATTATAGATTGGTCTATTCCCTGCCCGTCGATCTTCGAACGGGCACGACCGCTGAAGGATGCCACCTGCCGCCGGATTGCTGCGGGGATCATGCGCTACGTCATCAACGCGCCGCATCCGTTCATCGTGCCGGTCTGCAACAGCAGCTGGGCGGCGGGTCGTGCCTATGCCGGTGACGAGCCGCTGCGCACCATCACGACCGCGAAGGGCGGGGAGTTCGCCGTGGTTGCACCCTATTTCGCACGCACGGCCCATGGCGACGTAGATCGAAACGGGAAACGGCGGGGCCGTGGCACGCACGGCATTGACGAGCCATATCCCACCGTCACGGTGTCGGGTGATAGCGCGCTGATCGTTCCGCACGTTATGACGATGCGAAACAGTGGTAAACCCCATACCGCCGCCGATGAGCCGACCCACACCGTCACCGCTGGTGGCGCGCATCAATATCTGGTCGCGGCCTTCATGGCGCAGCACAATGGCGGGGTCGTCGGCCGCGATGCAGCCGCGCCGCTTTCAACCATCACCCATCGCGGCACGCAACAGCAGCTGGTGGCGAGCCATATCGTCAAGCTGCGGGGCACGTCGAAGGACGGCCAGCCCACCGACACGCCGCTTCATACGGTCAGTGCGGGGGGCCTGCATCATGCCGAGGTTCGCGCCTTCCTCGTCAAATATTATGGCAATGAGCATGACGGCCATGGCCTTGACGCGCCGCTGGGCGCGGTGACGACGAAGGATCGCTTTGGCCTCGTCACGGTGACGATCGCGGGAGAGGAATATGCGATCGTCGATATCGGTATGCGGATGCTCAGCCCGCGCGAGTTGTTCCTCGCCCAGGGCTTCCCCGCTGATTACATCATCGAGCTGGAGGTCAACGGCCGTCCACTGACGAAGACAGCGCAGGTCCGCATGTGCGGCAACAGTGTCAGCCCGGTCATGGCGCGGGCGCTGGCCTCGGTCGACTTCGCCAATGACGATGATGCAACGACAAGGATCGCGGCATGA
- a CDS encoding acyl carrier protein has translation MTGAIREQVAALLLHIRPVHLDAADVRDPAKRLMRDLGLDHIDLMSLDLELEDRFGLRLGEDALLALTTVGDVVAAVTNHVSAGALFTPPGTAGAVLRVAPAPADPFGLTESLPCQSFAGGKAA, from the coding sequence ATGACGGGGGCGATCAGGGAACAGGTCGCTGCTCTCCTCCTCCATATCCGTCCCGTTCATCTGGACGCAGCGGACGTGCGCGACCCGGCGAAGCGCCTCATGCGCGACCTCGGCCTCGATCATATCGACCTCATGAGCCTGGACCTCGAACTGGAAGACCGGTTCGGGCTGAGGCTGGGGGAGGATGCGCTGCTGGCGCTGACGACCGTCGGCGATGTTGTCGCGGCGGTCACGAATCATGTTTCTGCCGGGGCCTTGTTCACCCCACCCGGCACGGCGGGAGCTGTCCTTCGGGTCGCACCGGCTCCCGCCGACCCTTTCGGTTTGACGGAATCGCTGCCCTGCCAATCTTTTGCCGGAGGTAAAGCCGCATGA
- a CDS encoding phage regulatory CII family protein, which translates to MTNGVTLSTDQLYLKKETRAAVDDVQGMDKVAKMLGRSQSRISHYCSSNRDEFMPIDLVAELEQLTVGKPGHPRITRALARQAGFLLVPEGGEKGEGRSLSEHLADVVGEAAGVMTAMKAAITGCALDRNARREALQEARELQDAAAELVAALEAQGG; encoded by the coding sequence ATGACGAACGGCGTCACCCTCTCCACCGACCAGCTCTACCTGAAGAAGGAAACCCGTGCGGCCGTCGACGACGTGCAGGGGATGGACAAGGTCGCCAAGATGCTCGGCCGATCGCAGTCCCGCATCTCCCATTACTGCTCGTCAAACCGGGACGAATTCATGCCGATCGACCTGGTCGCGGAGCTGGAGCAGCTGACCGTCGGCAAGCCCGGCCATCCCCGCATCACCCGTGCGCTCGCCCGGCAGGCCGGTTTCCTGCTGGTGCCTGAGGGCGGCGAGAAGGGCGAGGGTCGCTCGCTCAGCGAGCATCTGGCCGATGTGGTGGGCGAGGCCGCCGGGGTCATGACCGCGATGAAGGCCGCCATCACTGGATGTGCGCTTGATCGCAATGCCCGCAGGGAAGCGCTGCAGGAGGCGCGTGAATTGCAGGATGCGGCCGCCGAATTGGTGGCCGCGCTGGAAGCACAGGGGGGATAG
- a CDS encoding S24 family peptidase yields the protein MTARKSAINAGMSDTLNDRIKERLELIKRSASNVSKAATGNEDAIRRIYRGHMPSGERMEMIARELGTTVAWLLGKDDQPAKPELSLPQPYDFPTFSEAERAIPEMATFDKLKLGKDVPVLGTAMGSDMHFDEDGLSKIVEMTEIDENDVIDYVRRPAGVAGRKDIYAIYHTGISMQPRFFPGWLSFVETRREPSIGDAVIVQVARPEGDEGDGRIYSVLVKTLLKRTQEYIELEQYNPPIVFRLPAKSVHRMHRIMENNDLYGL from the coding sequence ATGACGGCCCGCAAATCCGCCATAAATGCCGGTATGTCCGACACCCTCAACGACCGCATCAAAGAACGCCTGGAGCTGATTAAGCGATCGGCTTCCAATGTATCAAAGGCCGCGACGGGCAACGAGGACGCGATTCGCCGTATCTATCGAGGCCACATGCCCAGCGGCGAACGGATGGAGATGATCGCGCGCGAACTCGGCACCACCGTTGCATGGCTGCTGGGCAAGGATGATCAGCCGGCGAAACCAGAGTTGTCGCTCCCCCAGCCTTATGACTTCCCAACCTTCAGCGAGGCGGAGCGAGCTATTCCCGAAATGGCAACCTTCGATAAATTAAAGCTGGGCAAGGATGTCCCCGTTCTTGGAACAGCCATGGGGAGCGATATGCACTTCGACGAAGACGGGCTCAGTAAGATCGTCGAGATGACGGAAATCGACGAAAACGATGTGATCGATTATGTGCGCAGGCCCGCAGGGGTGGCGGGCCGCAAGGATATCTACGCGATCTATCACACCGGCATTTCGATGCAGCCGCGCTTCTTCCCAGGCTGGTTATCGTTTGTGGAGACTCGTCGCGAGCCGAGCATCGGTGACGCAGTGATCGTCCAGGTGGCCCGGCCAGAGGGCGACGAGGGCGACGGCAGGATATACAGCGTGCTCGTAAAGACGCTGCTGAAACGGACCCAGGAATATATCGAGCTGGAGCAATACAACCCGCCGATAGTGTTCCGTCTGCCCGCAAAGTCCGTTCACCGGATGCACCGGATCATGGAAAATAACGACCTCTACGGTCTCTGA
- a CDS encoding DUF4326 domain-containing protein, whose protein sequence is MPDNTVKVDRSTKWGNPFNFKSSAHCWTALSYGERGDPAGRHAASVKAFREWIEGGKFMLLTGVGLYAVHKGRKKPVAVSPDVAAPKAPSLEQIRTELRGKNLACWCRPGEPCHADVLLEIANG, encoded by the coding sequence ATGCCCGACAACACGGTGAAGGTCGATCGCTCGACCAAGTGGGGCAATCCGTTCAACTTCAAGTCGTCGGCTCACTGCTGGACGGCGCTGTCATATGGCGAACGCGGCGACCCCGCCGGGCGGCACGCGGCGAGCGTGAAGGCTTTCCGCGAATGGATTGAGGGTGGCAAGTTCATGCTGCTCACCGGCGTCGGCCTCTATGCCGTCCACAAAGGCAGGAAGAAGCCCGTCGCTGTTTCACCCGATGTTGCGGCTCCTAAAGCTCCATCGCTCGAACAGATACGCACCGAACTGCGGGGGAAGAACCTCGCCTGCTGGTGCCGACCGGGCGAGCCCTGCCACGCCGATGTATTGCTGGAGATCGCCAATGGCTAA
- a CDS encoding phage Gp37/Gp68 family protein gives MADGTKIEWTDATVNGINGCSVLSPGCTNCYAMRLAGTRLKHHPSRAGLTIDSKAGPVWNGEVRLNEDKLLQPLRWAKPRRIFWNAHGDMFHPAVPDAWIDRCFAVMALTPQHIHQVLTKRSDRMRAYMERACGRIADRIIAMRRHRGERVIVAPLEHVQPGAAWWALPNVWLGVSVEDHARALTRIPDLLATPAAVRWLSCEPLLGPIYLTDIADGGSTVLDPECWGDCNCSGLFGHDPGCRRNGGDGTLTRKIDWVVAGGESGPDARPMHPMWVRTLRDDCDKAGVPFFFKQWGSWAPVCAMSEELIDGCYHPAPVRHPDASRRCKVQSHILHDDGSQHHFLEDGAFLHGTGAMQMMAVGKRKAGRLLDGVQHDGMPEVAHGSH, from the coding sequence ATGGCTGACGGCACCAAGATCGAATGGACCGACGCGACGGTGAACGGCATCAACGGCTGCTCCGTCCTGTCGCCGGGCTGCACCAACTGCTACGCGATGCGGCTTGCCGGAACCCGGCTGAAGCATCACCCCTCCCGCGCGGGCCTGACCATCGACAGCAAGGCTGGGCCGGTCTGGAACGGCGAGGTCCGGTTGAACGAGGACAAGCTGCTCCAGCCGCTCCGCTGGGCCAAGCCGCGCCGTATCTTCTGGAACGCGCACGGCGACATGTTCCACCCGGCCGTGCCCGATGCGTGGATCGACCGCTGCTTTGCCGTCATGGCGCTGACGCCGCAGCACATCCACCAGGTGCTGACGAAGCGATCCGATCGGATGCGGGCATACATGGAGCGCGCATGCGGACGTATCGCCGATAGGATCATCGCCATGCGGCGCCATCGGGGGGAGCGCGTAATTGTCGCGCCGCTGGAGCATGTCCAGCCGGGCGCTGCTTGGTGGGCGCTTCCGAATGTCTGGCTAGGCGTTTCGGTCGAGGACCACGCCCGCGCCCTGACGCGAATTCCCGATCTGCTCGCAACCCCGGCAGCAGTGCGCTGGCTGTCATGTGAACCCCTGCTCGGCCCTATCTATCTGACCGACATTGCCGACGGCGGGTCGACGGTGCTGGATCCTGAATGCTGGGGGGACTGCAATTGCAGCGGGCTGTTCGGTCATGATCCGGGCTGTCGCCGTAATGGCGGTGATGGCACACTTACCCGCAAAATCGATTGGGTGGTGGCCGGCGGTGAGAGCGGGCCGGACGCCCGCCCAATGCACCCGATGTGGGTACGCACCCTGCGCGACGACTGCGACAAGGCGGGCGTCCCGTTCTTCTTCAAGCAATGGGGCAGCTGGGCGCCGGTCTGTGCGATGAGCGAGGAGCTGATCGACGGCTGCTATCATCCCGCGCCGGTCCGCCACCCGGACGCCTCGCGCCGCTGCAAGGTCCAGTCCCACATTCTCCATGATGACGGGTCGCAGCATCACTTCCTGGAGGATGGCGCGTTTCTGCACGGCACCGGCGCCATGCAGATGATGGCCGTCGGCAAGCGCAAGGCCGGTCGCCTGCTCGACGGCGTCCAGCACGACGGGATGCCGGAGGTTGCCCATGGCAGCCATTGA
- a CDS encoding phosphoadenosine phosphosulfate reductase domain-containing protein, whose translation MAAIDNLFAAGARMVSEEAIELTLQSLRAYWDKHEHVAIAWSGGKDSTATLTLLVHLIEAGELPRPAKLYVFYADTRQELPPIQIAAEQVIALLRLRHWIEVIVVCAPLDKRFMVYILGRGVPPPNNNTLRWCTRQIKVEPMAEALGAAIAALPGTALMITGVRQGESAARDGRIEMSCSKDGAECGQGWYQQALPESKGVRGRIATLAPILHWRVCIVWDWLKVYAPQPEFGGWPVRILADAYGGDDAEEINARTGCIGCPLAVKDTALDYLVGTEAWAHLAALKELKPLYRWMRQPAQRLRKAGAETLKNGSLAKNPQRMGPLTLEARVDALARILDIQSRAQVDLINAEEEARIRELIGARTFPEKWDGSEPNASVWLDRVNGDGSVEPILFRDMVGQ comes from the coding sequence ATGGCAGCCATTGACAACCTGTTCGCCGCTGGCGCGCGCATGGTATCCGAGGAGGCGATCGAACTGACGCTTCAATCCCTCCGCGCCTATTGGGACAAGCACGAGCATGTCGCCATCGCGTGGTCGGGAGGCAAGGACAGCACTGCAACCCTGACGCTGCTCGTTCACCTGATCGAAGCGGGCGAGTTGCCGCGACCGGCGAAGCTCTATGTCTTCTATGCTGACACCCGACAGGAGCTTCCGCCCATACAAATCGCGGCCGAGCAGGTCATTGCGCTGCTGCGCCTGCGCCACTGGATCGAGGTCATCGTCGTTTGCGCGCCACTAGATAAGCGGTTCATGGTCTATATCCTTGGCCGGGGCGTGCCGCCGCCTAACAACAACACCCTCCGTTGGTGCACCCGGCAGATCAAGGTCGAGCCGATGGCCGAGGCGCTGGGCGCTGCAATCGCCGCGCTACCCGGCACAGCACTGATGATTACCGGCGTGCGCCAGGGCGAGAGCGCGGCGCGCGACGGGCGGATTGAGATGTCCTGCTCGAAGGACGGCGCCGAATGCGGGCAGGGCTGGTATCAGCAGGCACTGCCTGAGAGCAAAGGCGTGCGCGGCCGTATCGCGACGCTTGCGCCGATCCTGCACTGGCGCGTCTGCATCGTCTGGGACTGGCTGAAGGTCTATGCGCCGCAGCCTGAATTCGGGGGCTGGCCAGTTCGCATCCTTGCCGATGCCTATGGCGGTGATGATGCCGAGGAGATCAACGCCCGCACTGGCTGTATCGGCTGTCCGCTTGCGGTGAAAGACACGGCGCTCGACTACCTCGTCGGCACCGAGGCATGGGCACACCTGGCCGCACTGAAGGAGTTGAAGCCCCTCTATCGGTGGATGCGCCAGCCGGCCCAGCGCCTGCGCAAGGCCGGGGCCGAGACGCTTAAAAACGGCAGCTTGGCGAAGAACCCTCAGCGCATGGGGCCGCTGACGCTGGAGGCGCGTGTGGATGCGCTGGCGAGGATCCTCGACATCCAAAGCCGGGCGCAGGTCGACCTGATCAATGCCGAGGAAGAGGCCCGCATCCGCGAGCTGATCGGCGCGCGCACATTCCCGGAGAAGTGGGACGGCAGCGAGCCGAACGCTTCGGTCTGGCTCGACCGTGTCAACGGCGACGGCTCGGTCGAGCCGATCCTCTTCCGCGACATGGTGGGACAATGA
- a CDS encoding recombinase family protein, producing MRTVIYARFSSDNQNPRSTADQIALCRQRAEQEGWHVVATFEDAATSGAAGIDAHQRPGLHAMMQMVEAGGIDQVLAESTDRISRHIADAHMIRERIEFVGARLFTLFDGTVTPMIGLVKGFMDAQFRTDLAKRVRRGQLGTLKQGRIPGSIAYGYRHANRLDEKGQLVRGLREIDTEKADIVRRIFAEYAAGRSPRQIAARLTADGVPAPQGALWHETAISGDLKHKRGILRNETYIGVVTYGRSSQVVNPQTRQRLMRPNPEEAVERQAFPHLRIIDDHLWQQVQERLASNQGVRPERKRRPKHVLSGLGFCGVCGAAWVKASGDFWRCSNYRYRLGCSNNHMTNTRLYERGVLADLKAGLLSPDAITEYVREYHRDFARQSAELGRDRAKIERKLQEAERKMERMLKAFSEGGSEFAEIRTMLAAARDEKERLTRELASLDAMPNVLSLHPHIEQAYRNQVEELEKALAEPEAELEAVPRLRAMIARVIVHPDTERKRGVKVEVVRQMDEILSMAKGQQAQLR from the coding sequence GTGCGGACGGTCATCTACGCACGCTTCAGCAGCGATAATCAAAATCCGCGCTCGACCGCGGATCAGATCGCTCTGTGCCGCCAGCGCGCGGAGCAGGAAGGCTGGCACGTCGTCGCCACGTTCGAGGATGCCGCAACTTCCGGCGCAGCCGGCATCGATGCGCACCAGCGCCCAGGACTGCACGCCATGATGCAGATGGTCGAGGCTGGCGGCATCGACCAGGTGCTCGCCGAATCAACCGACCGCATCTCCCGCCACATCGCCGACGCCCACATGATCCGCGAACGGATCGAATTCGTCGGCGCGCGGCTCTTCACGCTCTTCGACGGCACCGTCACGCCCATGATCGGCCTGGTCAAAGGCTTCATGGACGCACAGTTTCGCACCGACCTCGCCAAGCGCGTGCGGCGCGGCCAGCTGGGCACGCTCAAGCAAGGCCGCATCCCGGGCAGCATCGCCTACGGCTATCGTCACGCCAACCGGCTCGACGAAAAAGGGCAGCTGGTGCGCGGGCTCCGCGAGATCGACACTGAGAAGGCCGACATCGTCCGCCGCATATTCGCCGAATATGCCGCTGGCCGCAGCCCCCGCCAGATTGCAGCTAGGTTGACCGCAGACGGCGTGCCGGCGCCACAGGGCGCGCTTTGGCACGAGACCGCGATCAGTGGCGACCTGAAGCACAAGCGGGGCATCCTTCGCAACGAGACCTATATCGGCGTCGTCACCTACGGTCGCAGCAGCCAAGTCGTTAATCCGCAGACTAGGCAGAGGCTAATGCGTCCCAACCCTGAGGAAGCGGTAGAGCGTCAGGCCTTCCCGCATCTCCGGATCATCGACGATCATCTCTGGCAGCAGGTCCAGGAACGCCTCGCGTCGAACCAGGGCGTCCGCCCTGAGCGTAAGCGCCGGCCCAAGCATGTCCTATCGGGCCTGGGCTTCTGCGGCGTTTGTGGCGCGGCATGGGTTAAAGCGAGCGGCGACTTCTGGCGATGCAGCAACTATCGCTACCGCCTCGGATGCTCGAACAATCATATGACGAACACGCGCCTATATGAGCGTGGTGTGCTCGCGGACCTGAAGGCGGGCCTGCTTTCCCCTGACGCCATCACCGAATATGTGCGCGAATATCACCGCGACTTCGCCCGCCAGTCAGCCGAGCTGGGCCGCGATCGGGCCAAGATCGAGCGCAAGCTACAGGAAGCAGAGCGCAAGATGGAGCGCATGCTGAAGGCGTTTAGCGAGGGCGGCAGTGAATTCGCCGAAATCCGAACGATGCTCGCGGCCGCGCGAGATGAAAAGGAACGACTCACCCGCGAACTCGCCAGCTTGGACGCCATGCCCAACGTGCTATCGCTCCACCCGCATATCGAGCAGGCCTATCGTAATCAGGTCGAAGAGCTGGAAAAGGCCCTTGCCGAGCCAGAAGCCGAGCTGGAGGCTGTCCCACGCCTTCGCGCTATGATCGCGCGCGTGATCGTCCATCCTGACACCGAACGGAAGCGCGGCGTTAAGGTCGAGGTGGTGCGACAGATGGACGAGATTCTGTCCATGGCCAAAGGGCAGCAAGCTCAATTACGCTAA
- a CDS encoding sulfite exporter TauE/SafE family protein: MDLYLPIANLSVNALVIIALGGVVGLLSGMFGVGGGFLTTPLLIFYGIPPTVAAASAASQVTGASVSGVVTHMARGTVDFRMGGVLIGGGVIGAGIGVILFRLLQSVGQIDTAIGILYVLMLGGIGLLMARESIQALIALKTGQRLPARKRRHHPLVAALPMRWRFYRSGLYISPLAPLLLGLATGILTTLLGVGGGFILVPAMLYLLGMTTQSVVGTSLFQILFVTMATTMMHAFTTKAVDLVLAMLLLIGSVTGAQVGTRISMTVRPEYLRILLSAIVLLVAARMALGLGFRPDEIYTVEVR, translated from the coding sequence ATGGATCTGTATCTCCCCATCGCCAACCTGTCGGTGAATGCGCTGGTGATCATCGCCCTGGGCGGCGTGGTCGGCCTGCTATCCGGCATGTTCGGGGTCGGAGGCGGCTTCCTTACAACGCCGTTGCTGATCTTCTACGGGATCCCTCCTACGGTTGCCGCCGCGTCAGCCGCATCTCAGGTGACCGGAGCAAGCGTGTCTGGTGTCGTGACGCATATGGCGCGGGGAACCGTTGATTTCCGCATGGGCGGGGTCCTGATCGGTGGCGGCGTCATCGGAGCAGGCATTGGGGTCATCCTTTTTCGCCTGCTGCAATCGGTGGGACAGATCGATACGGCCATTGGCATCCTTTACGTCCTGATGCTGGGTGGCATCGGCCTGCTGATGGCAAGGGAATCCATCCAGGCGCTCATCGCTCTGAAGACCGGTCAGCGCCTGCCCGCTCGCAAGCGCCGCCACCACCCGCTCGTCGCGGCGCTCCCGATGCGCTGGCGCTTCTATCGTTCCGGTCTGTATATATCGCCCCTGGCGCCGCTGCTGCTGGGCCTGGCCACCGGCATCCTCACGACCTTGCTGGGCGTCGGCGGCGGCTTCATTCTTGTGCCGGCCATGCTTTATCTTCTGGGCATGACCACGCAATCGGTGGTGGGTACATCCCTGTTCCAGATCCTGTTTGTCACCATGGCCACCACCATGATGCATGCCTTCACCACAAAGGCAGTCGATCTCGTCCTCGCGATGCTGCTCCTGATCGGCAGCGTCACCGGCGCGCAGGTCGGAACACGAATATCGATGACGGTCCGGCCCGAATATCTGCGTATCCTCTTGTCGGCGATCGTCCTTCTGGTGGCAGCGCGCATGGCGCTCGGCCTCGGCTTCCGTCCCGACGAAATCTACACGGTGGAAGTCCGGTGA